The proteins below come from a single Geobacillus thermoleovorans genomic window:
- a CDS encoding YozE family protein has protein sequence MAKSFYRYLLRFRHGHQEDPVVRFANGAYEDHSFPKGSTDYEELSGYLELNGDYLESMVVFDELWEQFLHEA, from the coding sequence ATGGCAAAGTCATTCTACCGTTACTTGCTGCGCTTCCGCCATGGACACCAGGAAGATCCGGTCGTCCGGTTTGCGAACGGAGCGTATGAAGACCACAGCTTTCCAAAAGGGTCGACGGACTATGAAGAACTGAGCGGCTATTTGGAGCTTAACGGTGACTATTTGGAAAGTATGGTTGTGTTTGATGAGCTATGGGAGCAATTTTTGCATGAAGCGTAA
- a CDS encoding YozD family protein, with amino-acid sequence MKEIEVIIDTEEIAEFFYQELIRRGFVPTQEELEELADITFDYLLEKCIIDEEIDIDGE; translated from the coding sequence GTGAAGGAAATTGAAGTGATTATCGATACGGAAGAAATCGCTGAGTTTTTTTACCAAGAACTCATCCGCCGCGGCTTTGTGCCAACGCAAGAGGAGCTTGAGGAGCTCGCGGATATTACGTTTGACTATTTGCTTGAAAAATGCATCATCGATGAAGAGATTGACATCGATGGGGAGTAG
- a CDS encoding NAD(P)/FAD-dependent oxidoreductase, which produces MNNHYDVIVVGAGPAGIFTCYELTLKLPGANVLLIDKGHDIYKRNCPILQRKIEKCPPPAGKKDYAGCVPACSITNGFGGAGAYSDGKFNITSEFGGWMTDYLPASTVLELIRYVDEINLKHGATTSITDPMTDKVKEIERRAYAAGLKLLRAYVRHLGTEKNLEILKSIFEYLRERIAMRFTTEVDDIVTERTESGHRVKGVVLKNGETLTAEKVVIAPGRDGSVWLSKILRKRRLRMINNQVDIGVRVETSNIVMQEINEHLYEGKFIFNTSVGTQVRTFCSNPSGHVVVENHSGIMLANGHAYKDPKLGSNNTNFALLVSHKFSDPFDKPNEYAHEISRLANALSNGGIIVQKYGDILKGRRSTEKRIKEGFIEPTLKEAVPGDLGLVLPYNTMKSLIEMTEALNHVTPGLASEHTLFYGVEAKFYSARPKLNDRFETEIAGLYVGGDGAGVTRGLAQASACGVWIARDIVEKLTH; this is translated from the coding sequence ATGAACAATCATTACGATGTGATCGTGGTCGGCGCCGGGCCGGCCGGCATTTTCACTTGCTACGAACTGACGCTCAAACTCCCTGGAGCGAACGTGCTCTTAATCGATAAAGGGCACGATATCTATAAACGCAATTGTCCGATTTTGCAAAGAAAAATTGAAAAGTGTCCGCCGCCGGCCGGCAAAAAAGACTATGCCGGCTGCGTGCCGGCCTGTTCGATCACGAATGGATTCGGCGGAGCGGGGGCGTATTCGGACGGCAAATTCAATATCACGAGCGAATTCGGCGGCTGGATGACCGACTATTTGCCGGCTTCGACCGTACTTGAGCTCATCCGCTATGTCGATGAGATCAACTTGAAGCACGGAGCGACGACATCGATCACCGACCCGATGACGGATAAAGTGAAAGAGATCGAGCGGCGCGCCTATGCGGCCGGGCTGAAGCTATTGCGCGCGTACGTCCGCCATTTGGGTACAGAGAAAAATTTGGAAATTTTGAAAAGCATTTTTGAATATTTGCGCGAGCGGATTGCGATGCGCTTTACAACGGAAGTGGATGATATCGTGACCGAGCGGACGGAGAGCGGCCATCGAGTGAAAGGCGTTGTGCTGAAAAACGGAGAAACGTTGACAGCGGAAAAAGTCGTCATCGCTCCGGGGCGCGATGGCTCGGTTTGGCTGAGCAAAATCTTGCGCAAGCGCCGTTTGCGGATGATCAACAATCAGGTTGACATCGGAGTGCGCGTGGAAACATCGAACATCGTCATGCAAGAAATTAACGAACATCTGTATGAAGGGAAATTCATTTTCAACACGTCGGTTGGGACGCAAGTGCGCACGTTTTGCAGCAACCCGTCCGGACATGTCGTCGTCGAAAACCATTCCGGCATCATGCTCGCCAACGGCCATGCGTACAAAGATCCAAAGCTCGGCAGCAACAACACGAACTTTGCCCTTCTTGTTTCACATAAGTTTTCCGATCCGTTTGACAAGCCGAACGAATACGCCCATGAAATTTCTCGGCTGGCGAACGCCTTGTCCAACGGCGGCATCATCGTGCAAAAATACGGCGACATTTTAAAAGGACGGCGATCGACGGAAAAGCGGATCAAAGAAGGGTTCATCGAACCGACGCTAAAAGAAGCGGTGCCGGGCGATTTAGGCCTCGTTTTGCCGTACAACACGATGAAAAGCTTGATCGAAATGACGGAGGCGCTCAACCACGTCACTCCGGGGCTTGCCTCTGAGCATACGCTCTTTTATGGGGTGGAAGCGAAGTTTTATTCGGCGCGTCCGAAACTGAACGACCGCTTTGAAACCGAAATCGCCGGGCTGTATGTCGGCGGCGACGGCGCCGGCGTTACGCGCGGCCTTGCGCAGGCGAGCGCCTGCGGCGTCTGGATCGCCCGCGACATCGTCGAGAAATTGACGCATTAG
- a CDS encoding DUF2515 domain-containing protein: protein MPTRPFAWLRHPLQYAYRSFLYRHPVRLADDGLLRRMAARTTVPTDGPLSAEEKGIVAAIRRKTAEHNRNNVTRTAAYLAFFERHREIHWAFLAHLVSRNGGWNMTDLRGGLLPFLLPEQIIAPLFLFLERANALIFHDAYPQLLLYEESKRRETPLFHLLPALAVSSFMKPMWEHFWETGNAALLTVALIINEQQYIQLRVIEHPFFRTRVLSSWPFIVEQWLGFNDVLIPYAKGRRVALAGTTVRDFADVHHRIHIGKTLYSLLLFDARLFRGACRFARCVPHSGSRADFWPQSFAETPDGHRFYSPRLEEAWPDLAHPFHDHRDWFTDEAIMQALETLPLPASGDMTSRYERHLVMMKTAAIAAAKSTSS, encoded by the coding sequence ATGCCGACTCGCCCGTTCGCTTGGCTGCGCCATCCGCTTCAGTATGCCTACCGCTCCTTTTTGTACCGCCATCCGGTCCGCCTCGCCGATGACGGCCTGCTTCGCCGGATGGCCGCCCGCACAACTGTCCCGACTGACGGACCGCTCAGCGCGGAAGAAAAGGGCATTGTTGCCGCCATTCGCCGGAAAACAGCGGAACATAACCGCAACAACGTGACGCGCACCGCCGCCTACTTAGCGTTTTTTGAGCGCCATCGGGAAATTCATTGGGCGTTTTTAGCCCATCTCGTCTCGCGCAACGGCGGTTGGAACATGACTGATTTGCGCGGCGGCCTTCTTCCGTTTTTGCTGCCGGAACAAATCATTGCACCCCTTTTTTTGTTTTTGGAGCGCGCCAATGCCCTCATTTTTCATGATGCCTATCCGCAGCTTCTGCTGTACGAAGAAAGCAAACGGAGGGAGACGCCGCTGTTTCATTTGTTGCCGGCGCTAGCGGTGTCTTCGTTTATGAAGCCGATGTGGGAACATTTTTGGGAAACGGGGAATGCCGCGCTTCTTACGGTTGCTCTGATCATCAACGAGCAGCAGTACATCCAGCTTCGCGTCATCGAACATCCGTTTTTCCGCACCCGCGTGCTGTCAAGCTGGCCGTTTATTGTCGAGCAATGGCTCGGGTTCAACGATGTGCTCATCCCATATGCCAAAGGCCGCCGCGTAGCGCTTGCCGGAACGACCGTGCGCGATTTCGCCGACGTCCACCACCGCATCCATATCGGCAAAACGCTGTACAGTCTGCTGCTGTTTGACGCCCGGCTGTTTCGCGGCGCCTGCCGCTTTGCCCGCTGCGTCCCCCACAGCGGCTCACGCGCCGACTTCTGGCCGCAATCGTTCGCTGAAACGCCTGATGGGCACCGCTTTTACAGCCCCCGCCTTGAGGAAGCTTGGCCGGATCTTGCGCACCCGTTCCACGATCATCGCGATTGGTTCACCGATGAGGCGATCATGCAGGCGCTTGAAACGCTCCCGCTTCCGGCCTCGGGCGACATGACCAGCCGCTACGAGCGGCATTTGGTCATGATGAAAACAGCCGCCATCGCGGCGGCCAAATCAACTTCATCATAA
- the bioB gene encoding biotin synthase BioB produces the protein MANWLVLAEQVLGGHELTDEEALAILDCPDEELLLLLQGAYRIRSAYYGNKVKLNMIINAKSGLCPENCGYCSQSAVSTAPVKTYKMVDKETLLRGAEEAHRLRIGTYCIVASGRGPSDKEIDTVVSAVKEIKERFGLKVCACLGILKPEQAARLKEAGVDRYNHNINTSKQHHPNITTSHTYDDRVRTVETVKEAGLSPCSGVIIGMKETKRDVVDMARSLRALDADSIPVNFLHAIDGTPLAGTNELNPRYCLKVLALFRYMNPTKEIRIAGGREVNLRSLQPLGLYAANSIFVGDYLTTAGQEKSADYQMLEDLGFEIEFAPVPQAGVVS, from the coding sequence ATGGCAAACTGGCTGGTGTTGGCCGAGCAAGTGTTGGGAGGCCACGAGCTGACCGATGAGGAAGCATTGGCGATATTGGATTGTCCGGATGAGGAGTTGCTCCTTTTGCTGCAAGGGGCGTACCGGATTCGCTCCGCCTATTATGGAAACAAAGTGAAGCTGAACATGATCATCAACGCCAAATCCGGCCTCTGTCCGGAAAACTGCGGCTACTGTTCGCAGTCCGCCGTATCGACGGCGCCGGTGAAAACGTATAAAATGGTCGACAAAGAGACGTTGTTGCGCGGCGCGGAAGAAGCACACCGTTTGCGCATTGGGACGTACTGCATCGTCGCCAGCGGCCGGGGGCCGAGCGATAAAGAGATCGACACCGTTGTGTCCGCGGTCAAGGAAATTAAAGAGCGGTTCGGGCTGAAAGTGTGCGCCTGCCTTGGGATCTTAAAGCCGGAGCAGGCGGCGCGGCTGAAAGAGGCGGGGGTGGATCGCTACAATCATAACATCAACACATCGAAGCAGCACCATCCGAACATTACGACGTCCCATACATACGACGATCGGGTGCGGACGGTGGAAACGGTGAAAGAAGCTGGTCTTTCGCCTTGTTCCGGCGTCATCATCGGCATGAAAGAAACGAAGCGGGATGTCGTCGATATGGCGCGCAGTTTGCGGGCGCTTGACGCCGATTCCATTCCAGTCAACTTTTTGCATGCGATCGACGGCACGCCGCTGGCTGGCACGAACGAATTAAACCCGCGTTACTGTTTGAAGGTGCTGGCCCTTTTTCGCTATATGAATCCAACCAAAGAAATCCGCATCGCCGGCGGGCGAGAAGTGAATTTGCGCTCACTTCAGCCGCTTGGCCTGTATGCCGCCAACTCGATTTTTGTCGGCGACTATTTGACGACCGCCGGGCAAGAAAAGTCAGCCGATTATCAAATGCTTGAGGATCTTGGGTTTGAAATCGAATTTGCCCCGGTTCCGCAAGCCGGAGTCGTATCATGA